One part of the Brevundimonas sp. NIBR11 genome encodes these proteins:
- a CDS encoding MFS transporter, which produces MTDATTAAPIKPGYRYYVLAILVLVYMLNFLDRQIIGILAAPLKAEFGLSDSQFGLLGGIAFASVYSTLAIPLAALADRASRVWIMTGALAVWSGFTALCGVAGSFGQLFLFRMGVGVGEAGGVAPAYSLIADYFPPSQRARALAGFAFGIPLGTAAGTLVGGLLAATYGWRTAFIAVGLVGLLLAPLLRLTIKDPVRGGTDAAKVAAVDPAPVAPTSVSDRVGRAASLIMLGLGAGCLILAALNQFAGVAVGNALVLAFGGLLAFVIGVSFWIAKKTASVVMPKPSFWLLAFGAASSSVCGYGVAGWLPLFFMRSFNLTLAQTSWYYSGIALIGGLMGIWLGGMIADKLAKKGKGAYPLTPAIAFIISAPCFIAAMNSPWLIGLVLPGGGSNSAQLILAFLIFLIPTGLNLAWLGPITAAVQHLAPAPMRSTASAIFLLFNNLLGIAVGFFYFGWMSDLLAPRFGEESLRWAIYTGMGFYLMAAVLLFGASRTLKRDWID; this is translated from the coding sequence ATGACCGACGCGACGACGGCCGCCCCGATCAAGCCCGGCTACAGGTATTACGTCCTGGCGATCCTGGTCCTGGTCTACATGCTGAACTTTCTGGACCGCCAGATCATCGGCATTCTGGCCGCCCCCCTGAAGGCGGAATTCGGCCTGTCGGACAGCCAGTTCGGGCTTCTGGGCGGCATCGCCTTCGCGTCGGTCTATTCCACCCTGGCCATTCCGCTCGCGGCGCTGGCGGACCGGGCCAGCCGGGTCTGGATCATGACCGGGGCGCTCGCCGTCTGGTCGGGGTTCACCGCCCTGTGCGGCGTGGCGGGCTCCTTCGGCCAGCTGTTCCTGTTCCGCATGGGGGTCGGTGTGGGCGAGGCGGGCGGGGTGGCCCCGGCCTATTCCCTGATCGCGGACTATTTCCCGCCCAGCCAGCGCGCGCGGGCCCTGGCCGGCTTCGCCTTCGGCATCCCGCTGGGCACCGCCGCCGGCACGCTGGTCGGAGGGCTGCTGGCGGCGACCTACGGCTGGCGTACGGCCTTCATCGCCGTGGGTCTGGTGGGCCTGCTGCTGGCTCCTCTGCTGCGCCTGACCATCAAGGACCCGGTACGCGGGGGCACGGATGCGGCCAAGGTCGCAGCCGTCGACCCCGCGCCTGTCGCGCCGACAAGCGTGTCCGACCGCGTCGGCCGCGCCGCCTCCCTGATCATGCTGGGCCTCGGCGCCGGCTGTTTGATCCTGGCCGCCCTCAATCAGTTCGCCGGCGTCGCGGTCGGCAACGCCCTGGTGTTGGCCTTCGGCGGGCTGTTGGCCTTTGTCATCGGCGTCTCGTTCTGGATCGCCAAGAAGACGGCCTCGGTGGTCATGCCCAAGCCCAGCTTCTGGCTGCTGGCGTTCGGAGCGGCGTCGTCCTCGGTCTGCGGCTACGGCGTGGCGGGCTGGCTGCCGCTGTTCTTCATGCGGAGCTTCAACCTGACCCTGGCCCAGACCAGCTGGTATTATTCGGGCATCGCCCTGATCGGCGGCCTCATGGGGATCTGGCTGGGCGGGATGATCGCCGACAAGCTGGCCAAGAAGGGCAAGGGCGCCTATCCGCTGACGCCCGCCATCGCCTTCATCATCTCGGCCCCGTGTTTCATCGCGGCGATGAACTCGCCCTGGCTGATCGGTCTGGTCCTGCCGGGCGGCGGGTCGAACTCGGCCCAGCTGATCCTGGCCTTCCTGATCTTCCTGATCCCGACGGGTCTGAACCTGGCGTGGTTGGGTCCGATCACGGCGGCCGTTCAGCATCTGGCGCCGGCCCCGATGCGATCGACCGCCTCGGCCATTTTCCTTTTGTTCAACAACCTGTTGGGGATCGCCGTCGGCTTCTTCTACTTCGGCTGGATGAGCGACCTTCTGGCGCCCCGCTTCGGCGAGGAGAGCCTGCGCTGGGCCATCTACACGGGCATGGGCTTCTACCTGATGGCGGCGGTGCTGCTGTTCGGGGCGTCGCGGACGCTGAAGCGTGACTGGATCGACTAG
- a CDS encoding PIN domain-containing protein, giving the protein MIADPEVFLDTNILLYAALGQDHAGHRWDRARQIALTEDYCTSGQVLAEFYDVATRKGAPPLTSDEAREWIRVIALKPCQPITSEIVVAGIDNARRYQLSYWDGAIIAAAEKIGARVLYSEDLNHGQTYGSVRVENPFLPA; this is encoded by the coding sequence TTGATCGCTGATCCCGAGGTCTTTCTCGACACCAACATCCTGCTCTATGCCGCGCTTGGTCAGGACCATGCCGGACATCGGTGGGACCGTGCGCGTCAAATTGCGCTGACCGAGGACTACTGCACCTCGGGACAGGTTCTGGCGGAGTTCTATGACGTCGCCACGCGCAAGGGCGCGCCGCCGCTGACGTCCGATGAGGCGCGCGAGTGGATCCGCGTCATCGCCCTCAAGCCTTGCCAGCCCATCACGTCCGAGATTGTGGTGGCCGGCATAGACAACGCCCGACGCTACCAGCTGTCCTACTGGGACGGCGCCATCATCGCGGCGGCCGAGAAGATCGGCGCGCGGGTCCTGTATTCCGAAGACCTCAATCACGGGCAGACCTATGGGTCGGTCCGGGTCGAAAATCCTTTCCTTCCCGCCTAA
- the sucD gene encoding succinate--CoA ligase subunit alpha: MSILVDKNTKIIVQGLTGKTGGFHTEQALAYHGTQMVAGVHPTKGGTNWTGSHGETLPIYASVAEAKEATGADASVIYVPPSGAAAAIIEAIDAEVPFITCITEGIPVLDMVKVKARLDRSKSRLLGPNCPGILTPDECKIGIMPGNIFKKGSVGIVSRSGTLTYEAVFQTTNEGLGQTTAVGIGGDPVKGTEFIDMLELFLADPETTSIIMIGEIGGGAEEDAAQFLIDEAKKGRKKPMAGFIAGRTAPKGRTMGHAGAVVSGGKGDAESKIAAMEAAGIKMSESPARLGKTLVEVLKG, translated from the coding sequence ATGTCCATCCTCGTCGACAAGAACACCAAGATCATCGTCCAGGGCCTGACCGGCAAGACGGGCGGCTTCCACACCGAACAGGCCCTGGCCTACCACGGCACCCAGATGGTGGCGGGCGTGCACCCGACCAAGGGCGGCACGAACTGGACGGGTTCGCATGGCGAAACCCTGCCGATCTACGCCTCGGTCGCCGAAGCCAAGGAAGCGACCGGCGCGGACGCGAGCGTGATCTATGTCCCGCCGTCGGGCGCGGCGGCGGCCATCATAGAGGCGATCGACGCCGAAGTGCCCTTCATCACCTGCATCACCGAAGGCATCCCGGTGCTGGACATGGTCAAGGTGAAGGCCCGTCTCGACCGCTCCAAGTCGCGCCTGCTGGGCCCGAACTGCCCCGGCATCCTGACGCCGGACGAGTGCAAGATCGGCATCATGCCTGGCAACATCTTCAAGAAGGGCTCGGTCGGCATCGTGTCGCGGTCGGGCACCCTGACCTATGAGGCCGTGTTCCAGACCACCAACGAAGGCCTGGGCCAGACGACGGCCGTCGGCATCGGCGGCGACCCGGTCAAGGGCACCGAGTTCATCGACATGCTGGAGCTGTTCCTGGCCGACCCGGAAACCACCTCCATCATCATGATCGGCGAGATCGGCGGCGGCGCCGAGGAAGACGCCGCCCAGTTCCTGATCGATGAGGCCAAGAAGGGCCGCAAGAAGCCGATGGCGGGCTTCATCGCGGGCCGCACGGCGCCCAAGGGCCGCACCATGGGCCACGCCGGCGCCGTGGTCTCGGGCGGAAAGGGCGACGCGGAATCCAAGATCGCGGCGATGGAGGCCGCCGGCATCAAGATGTCGGAATCGCCGGCGCGCCTCGGCAAGACGCTGGTTGAAGTGCTGAAGGGCTAA
- the sucC gene encoding ADP-forming succinate--CoA ligase subunit beta encodes MNIHEYQAKQVLKGFGAPVAEGVAVTSVDQVEAAAKSLPGPLYVVKSQIHAGGRGKGKFKELPADAKGGVRLAFSVEEAVAHAKEMLGNTLVTAQTGEAGKQVNRLYIEDGADIARELYCSLLVDRGTGRVSFVVSTEGGMDIETVAHDTPEKIQTIDIAPEAGVTPANVSEINAALKLDGDAAKDGESLFPILYKAFLDTDMSMLEINPLIVMENGRLRVLDAKVSFDGNALFRHEDIKALRDETEEDAKEIEASEWDLAYVALDGNIGCMVNGAGLAMATMDIIKLYGKEPANFCDVGGGAGKEKVAAAFKIITADPAVQGILVNIFGGIMKCDVIAEGVVAAVKEVGLKVPLVVRLEGTNAELGKKILNESGLTIQAADDLDDAAQKIVAAVG; translated from the coding sequence ATGAACATTCACGAATACCAGGCCAAGCAGGTCCTCAAGGGCTTCGGAGCCCCGGTCGCCGAAGGCGTCGCCGTCACCTCGGTCGACCAGGTCGAGGCCGCCGCGAAATCCCTGCCCGGCCCGCTGTACGTCGTGAAGTCACAGATCCACGCCGGCGGCCGCGGCAAGGGCAAGTTCAAGGAACTGCCGGCCGACGCCAAGGGCGGCGTCCGCCTGGCCTTCTCGGTCGAGGAAGCCGTCGCCCACGCCAAGGAAATGCTGGGCAACACTCTGGTCACCGCCCAGACGGGCGAGGCCGGCAAGCAGGTCAACCGCCTGTACATCGAGGACGGCGCCGACATCGCCCGCGAGCTGTACTGCTCGCTGCTGGTCGATCGCGGCACGGGCCGCGTGTCCTTCGTCGTCTCCACCGAAGGCGGCATGGATATCGAGACCGTCGCCCACGATACGCCCGAGAAGATCCAGACCATCGACATCGCTCCGGAAGCCGGCGTCACGCCCGCCAACGTGAGCGAAATCAACGCGGCCCTGAAGCTGGACGGCGACGCGGCGAAGGACGGCGAGAGCCTGTTCCCGATCCTCTACAAGGCCTTCCTCGACACCGACATGTCGATGCTGGAGATCAACCCGCTGATCGTCATGGAGAACGGCCGCCTGCGCGTGCTGGACGCCAAGGTCAGCTTCGACGGCAACGCCCTGTTCCGCCACGAAGACATCAAGGCCCTGCGCGACGAGACTGAAGAAGACGCCAAGGAGATCGAGGCCTCGGAGTGGGACCTCGCCTATGTCGCGCTGGACGGCAACATCGGCTGCATGGTCAACGGCGCCGGCCTCGCCATGGCGACGATGGACATCATCAAGCTGTACGGCAAGGAGCCGGCCAACTTCTGCGACGTCGGCGGCGGCGCCGGCAAGGAGAAGGTCGCGGCGGCCTTCAAGATCATCACCGCCGACCCGGCCGTCCAGGGCATCCTGGTCAACATCTTCGGCGGCATCATGAAGTGCGACGTCATCGCCGAGGGCGTGGTCGCGGCCGTGAAGGAAGTGGGCCTGAAGGTGCCGCTGGTCGTGCGTCTGGAAGGCACCAACGCCGAACTGGGCAAGAAGATCCTGAACGAGTCTGGCCTGACCATCCAGGCCGCCGACGACCTAGATGACGCCGCGCAGAAGATCGTCGCGGCGGTCGGCTGA